In Ktedonobacterales bacterium, a single window of DNA contains:
- a CDS encoding class F sortase → MEPREPIQPPRRVISRGMWMSVWAVIGLAAVLSIGLPLALAPDVAPPAQAQQTLKETAVATPPPALTPTPTPTFSPPVWLSSSRAQIDAKVIGVGEDAQGAMAAPKGPNDDPIWFTTFWWKYGAKPGQIGNAVIAGHLDRKDGSPAVFWRLHLLRKGDSVYVRTAQGVTWHYVVTDVETYLNPDTGPNDPVLQHIFGPATTANLNLITCAGDWTGKEYTKKLVVYTTLVP, encoded by the coding sequence ATGGAACCGCGTGAACCCATCCAGCCGCCCAGGCGCGTCATCTCTCGTGGCATGTGGATGAGCGTCTGGGCTGTCATCGGCCTTGCCGCTGTGTTGTCAATTGGCCTGCCGCTGGCGCTCGCGCCCGACGTGGCCCCGCCTGCGCAGGCTCAGCAGACTCTCAAAGAGACCGCTGTGGCGACGCCTCCTCCTGCGCTGACGCCAACCCCGACGCCAACTTTCTCTCCGCCGGTCTGGCTCTCCTCCTCCAGAGCGCAGATCGACGCCAAAGTGATCGGCGTGGGCGAGGATGCGCAGGGCGCAATGGCCGCGCCAAAGGGGCCAAATGATGACCCGATCTGGTTCACCACGTTCTGGTGGAAATATGGCGCAAAGCCAGGGCAGATTGGGAACGCCGTGATCGCCGGGCATCTTGATCGCAAAGATGGGTCGCCTGCGGTTTTCTGGCGCCTGCACCTGCTCCGTAAAGGCGATTCGGTCTATGTGCGCACGGCTCAGGGCGTTACATGGCATTATGTTGTCACCGATGTTGAAACCTATCTGAATCCCGATACCGGTCCCAACGACCCGGTGTTACAGCACATCTTTGGGCCTGCCACCACCGCCAACCTGAACCTGATCACCTGCGCTGGTGATTGGACCGGCAAAGAATACACGAAGAAGCTGGTTGTGTATACCACCCTGGTCCCATAG
- a CDS encoding alpha/beta hydrolase, protein MADAQQPETGFATVNGAKLYYESAGAGRPLVLLHAGQVDSRMWDDQFGVFAQHYRVIRYDARGYGKSDWPAGSYSNSEDLYGLLQFLGIQKAALMGLSLGGRVAIDFALTHPEMVAALIPVAPGVSGYTFADNPVDAESEAAYKRGDFAQAAELVTRIWVDGPNRAPDQVDPSVRERAKAMTLEVFSRPGPQPEPEEVEPDPPAISRLREIQAPTLIIVGDQDVPDILTIADLLQKHIAHAETLVIPGAAHMVTMEQPEKVNQAALDFLR, encoded by the coding sequence ATGGCAGACGCGCAGCAACCAGAAACCGGCTTTGCCACCGTAAACGGCGCAAAGCTCTATTACGAAAGCGCGGGCGCGGGTCGTCCGCTCGTCTTGCTGCATGCCGGGCAGGTGGATTCGCGCATGTGGGATGACCAATTTGGTGTTTTTGCGCAGCATTACCGGGTGATTCGTTACGATGCGCGCGGCTATGGCAAGTCGGATTGGCCTGCCGGGTCTTACTCCAATAGTGAAGACCTGTATGGGTTGCTCCAATTTCTGGGTATCCAGAAAGCTGCGCTGATGGGCCTATCGCTGGGTGGGCGCGTTGCCATTGATTTCGCGCTGACGCACCCGGAGATGGTTGCTGCGCTTATCCCCGTCGCCCCTGGAGTGAGCGGCTATACGTTTGCGGATAATCCTGTTGATGCCGAATCTGAAGCGGCCTATAAGCGGGGGGATTTTGCCCAGGCCGCTGAGCTTGTCACCAGGATTTGGGTTGATGGCCCCAATCGCGCGCCAGATCAGGTTGACCCCAGCGTGCGCGAGCGTGCGAAGGCGATGACGCTGGAAGTCTTCTCGCGCCCTGGGCCGCAGCCAGAGCCAGAAGAAGTGGAGCCAGACCCTCCGGCCATCTCCCGGCTGCGCGAGATTCAAGCGCCGACGCTTATCATCGTGGGCGATCAAGATGTTCCCGATATTCTGACGATTGCTGATCTGCTGCAAAAGCACATTGCGCATGCCGAAACCCTGGTGATTCCGGGCGCGGCCCATATGGTCACGATGGAACAGCCGGAAAAGGTGAATCAGGCGGCGCTTGATTTTCTGAGGTGA
- the lepB gene encoding signal peptidase I: MSQQHRDRLEFADEPPGPGKPTPPSEPSAARAPLLEKQPSPPQQLLKHYEPRRDLQEVKRLRMLREILETVALTVLMFLVFRLAFQNYRVDGHSMLPTLQDQQFILVNRAAYLFHPPERGDIIIFAYPVDPSQDFVKRIVGIPGDHVQVNQDGLVFINDIQLSEPYVNDQTNPYQPTDTRLGPDQYFVLGDNRGDSSDSRVWGPVPRQNIIGKAWLVYWPLHDIHFVPDANDVFSAIKP, translated from the coding sequence ATGAGTCAACAGCACAGAGATCGCCTGGAGTTTGCGGATGAGCCGCCCGGACCCGGGAAGCCGACCCCTCCTTCAGAGCCATCAGCGGCCAGGGCGCCGTTGCTCGAAAAGCAGCCCTCGCCTCCCCAGCAGCTCCTCAAACACTATGAACCGCGCCGCGATCTGCAAGAAGTGAAGCGCCTGCGCATGCTGCGCGAGATTCTGGAGACGGTTGCGCTGACTGTTCTGATGTTTCTGGTCTTCCGTCTGGCTTTCCAAAACTATCGTGTGGATGGACACAGCATGCTGCCCACGCTGCAAGACCAGCAGTTTATTCTGGTGAATCGGGCGGCGTATCTCTTCCATCCGCCTGAGCGCGGCGACATCATTATCTTCGCCTATCCCGTAGACCCCAGCCAGGATTTCGTCAAGCGCATTGTCGGTATCCCAGGGGATCATGTCCAGGTGAATCAAGATGGCCTGGTCTTTATCAATGATATTCAACTGAGCGAACCCTACGTCAATGACCAGACCAACCCCTATCAGCCAACCGATACCAGGCTCGGACCCGATCAGTATTTTGTGCTGGGGGATAATCGTGGCGACAGCTCAGACTCACGGGTCTGGGGGCCGGTGCCGCGCCAGAATATCATCGGCAAAGCCTGGTTGGTCTATTGGCCGCTCCACGATATTCATTTTGTCCCCGACGCCAACGACGTTTTTTCGGCCATCAAACCCTGA